Below is a window of Moraxella nasibovis DNA.
GGTTTGTCTTTGCCACGAATTTCATTGGCGACAATGCTTGCCATAATTTGCGAAACTTGGTGTGGGGTGTAGAACTCGCCTGCTTTTTTGCCCGAACTCATCGCAAATTGGGCAATCAGGTATTCATAAATAAAGCCAAAAGTATCGTAATCGGTGTTGCTAGAAATGTTAATATCATCAAGCAAAACCAAGAGTTTACGCACGGCGGATTCTTTTTCGCTGGCGTTTGAGCCAAGTTTTTCGGAAGTTAAATTGACATCGTCAAAAATCCCTTCAAAATCTTCTTTTTGGTGTGGGTCTAGGTTTTGACGAAAATGGGAAAGGGCGTCTGTTACATTGCTGATTCGCCAATTCCCACCCTTGATATTGGCAATCCAAGTGCTGTACAAATCGTCTTTGGCGATGTAGTAGCCTAAGTCGGATTTTAGGGTGTCAATGTTTTCATCGTCCAAGTCGTCAAGGGTCATTTCGTATTCTTTGGCAAGGTAGCCAACTTCGTATTCTGACAAAAATTTGTAAAACAAAAAGCCCAAAATGTAGTTTTTGTATTCGCTGGCGTCCATTTTGCCACGCAAGTCGTTGGCTGATGCCCAAAGTTTGGTGGCGAGTTGTTGTTTGTTCATTGGGGGTTTCCTTAAAAATGCTTACGCTTGGGTACAGCGATGGTCAAATAGAGCATATTTTAGCGGAAAATACAAGTAAATCATACAACTAAGTTTGATTAAGACAAAAAAATGGGGGTTGCTTTCGCCCCTCCATTGTGTGTTTTGGTTTTATTTTAAACAGCTTATTTTAAATATTTAGCGTGAAAAGCAATATGCTCGCCAATAAAACTAGAAATAAAATAATAACTGTGGTCATACCCTGCCCGCAAATTAAATTGATACGCCACACCTAATTTATCTGCTTGTTGGCAAAATAATTCAGGTTTTAATTGCTCAGTTAAAAATTTATCTTTATCGCCTTGTTCAATCAAAATAGGCAAATTAGGACGGTATTTTTCCAATAACGCCACGCTGTCATAATCCGCCCACACCTGTTTATCATCGCCCAAATAGGCGGAAAATGCCTTTTGTCCCCACGGCACTTGGCTGGGTGCAGTTATGGGCGAAAATGCCGAAACACTTTGATAAACATCAGGATTTTTAAAGGCAATCGTCAATGCCCCATGTCCGCCCATAGAATGCCCAAAAATGGATTGTTTGCCACTCGTGGGGAAATGCTCGTTAATCAACGCAGACAATTCTTTGACAATATAATCATACATTTGATAATGTTTTGCCCAAGGCTGCTCGGCGGCATTGACATAAAAGGAAGCCCCTTGCCCCAAATCATAAGCGTCATCGTCCGCCACATTTTCACCGCGTGGCGAAGTGTCGGGGGCAACGACAATCACATTATGCTCATCGGCATAACGCTGAAAACCTGATTTGGTAATAAAATTTTGCTCGGTGCAAGTCAAGCCAGACAGCCAATACAACACGGGCAAACGCTCGGTTTTGGCGGTGCTACTTTCGGCACAATTCGGTAAATAAATGGCAAAAGTCATTTCGCAATTTAAGCAGTCTGAAAAATGTTGCCAGATTTGTTGTTCGCCGTTAAAAATGCGGTAGGTTTCTAGGTGTTGCATGGTTTTCCTTACAAGCGGTAAAAAAGGTGCTGAAATTTACAAAGGCAACAAGGCGGAACATTGCCGCCTTGCTGAATATAAAGGTTCGATTAGTAATGAATCACACTACGAATAGACTTGCCTTCGTGCATTAACTCAAATGCGTGATTAATGTCATCAAGGGGCATTGTGTGCGTGACAAAAGGCGACAGGCGAATTTTGCCCGCCATTGCATCTTCCACCATTTGTGGTAATTGGCTACGCCCTTTGACACCGCCAAATGCCGTGCCTTTCCAAGTTCTGCCCGTCACCAATTGGAACGGACGAGTGCTAATTTCTTGACCTGCCCCCGCCACGCCAATAATCACCGACTGCCCCCAGCCACGATGTGCCGACTCGAGAGCCTGTCGCATCACTTCCACATTGCCAATACATTCAAAGGTGTGGTCGACGCCCCATTTGGTCATTTCAATCAGTACTTGCTGGATTGGTTTGTCAAAATCATTGGGATTTAAGCAATCAGTCGCCCCAAATTCTTTGGCAAGGGCAAATTTATCAGGGTTGGTGTCAATGGCAAAAATTCGCCCTGCGTTCGCTTGTTTTGCCCCTTGAATCACCGCCAAACCAATGCCACCCAAGCCAAACACCGCCACCGAGTCGCCTGCCTGCACTTTGGCGGTATTATGCACCGCCCCAATGCCTGTGGTTACGCCACAGCCAAGCAAGCAGACTTCCTCTGGGTTGGCTTCGGGGTTGATTTTGGCGAGCGACACTTCTGCCACCACCGTGTATTCGCTGAATGTGGAACAGCCCATATAGTGATAGATCGGCTTACCTTCATACGAAAAACGGCTCGTGCCGTCTGGCATTACGCCTTGCCCTTGTGTGGCTCGCACCGATACGCACAGATTGCTTTTGTTAGATTGGCAAAATTCGCACTCGCCACATTCTGCGGTGTAAAGTGGAATCACGCTGTCGCCCACCGCAACAGAAGTTACGCCTTCGCCTACTTCTACGACCACGCCCGCTCCTTCGTGTCCAAGCACCACAGGGAATAGCCCTTCGGGGTCAGCCCCTGATAGGGTAAAGGCGTCTGTATGGCACACGCCTGTGTGGGTGATTTTGACCAAGACTTCGCCTTTTTTGGGGCGTTCCACATCAATTTCTACGATTTTTAAAGGTTCGTTAGGGGCGAATGCCACCGCCGCACGGGATTTAATGGTGTACATTTTTGAGATACCTAATTGTTTGAAATGGCAAATATTATAAGGCATTATAGATATTTTTGCTAATTGATAATTTTGATAGGTAGATATTAGTTAAAATGATAAATAAGGTTTTAGGTTGGCTGAAAGTTATACCTAACGAACTTAAAAATTACTACAAGTCGTAGGTGCGTACAACGCACTGTTGTTGTCTAAGGCCTTTGTTGGTCGTGTTACGCACCTTACTTCCAAAACCAATTTTGTGGTAATTTTTTAATTCTTTGACTATATTTTAAAATAAAAATACCGCTTTTATTAAAAAAACGGTGTTTATTCATCATTTCAAACTGCGATAAAAGCAAATAAATGGTTGTTTAAAACTTATTCTACAAATTTCACCACTTCATCAAAAGTTTTACGGGCTTTTTGGCGGATTTCTTTATCCCTAAACCCAAAAGTTACCATTACCGACACGCCCCATTCGGCAGGGTCAAATAAACCTTCTTCTGCCAAAATGCGATTGACTTCTTGATAATCAAAGCCTTCAATCGGGCAACTGTCAATGCCAAGCATTGCCGCCCCCGTCATCATATTGGCAAGGGCGATGTAGGTTTGTTTGCTCGCCCAGTCAAATAAACTGCGGTCGGACTCCAAAATGGCGATGTCTTCGGTTTGGAATTTTTGATAAATAGCCAATGCCTTTTCACGAGCTTCGCCCTGCAAGCCCCGTCTGTCCATAATTTCACCAAAATAAGGCGTGTCATAACGGGCGTTTTTCTTGGCAAGAATGGCGACAATGTGGCTGGCGGTTTCCATTGTCGGAATGCCCCAGCAAAAAGGTTTTAATTTTTGGCGTAAGTCGGCATTTTGCAATACCAAAAATTGCCAAGGCTCAGACCCCACAGAGCTTGGGGACAAACGTCCCATTTCCAAAATGGCATTAAAATCATCGGCAGGGATTTTCTTATTGCCGTCATACGAACGCGTGGACGCACGGCGATGAAAGGCACTAATCAGGTCGTCTTTACTAAAAATGGTCATAAATTGCTCCAAAAATGGAAATTTGAAAATTAGGGTGTATTATAAAAGATTTTATTTATTATGGATAATTGATGGTTTTGATAGGTAGGTATTATTTGAAGTGATAAATGATTTTTCAGGCAG
It encodes the following:
- the fghA gene encoding S-formylglutathione hydrolase; the protein is MQHLETYRIFNGEQQIWQHFSDCLNCEMTFAIYLPNCAESSTAKTERLPVLYWLSGLTCTEQNFITKSGFQRYADEHNVIVVAPDTSPRGENVADDDAYDLGQGASFYVNAAEQPWAKHYQMYDYIVKELSALINEHFPTSGKQSIFGHSMGGHGALTIAFKNPDVYQSVSAFSPITAPSQVPWGQKAFSAYLGDDKQVWADYDSVALLEKYRPNLPILIEQGDKDKFLTEQLKPELFCQQADKLGVAYQFNLRAGYDHSYYFISSFIGEHIAFHAKYLK
- a CDS encoding S-(hydroxymethyl)glutathione dehydrogenase/class III alcohol dehydrogenase, yielding MKSRAAVAFAPNEPLKIVEIDVERPKKGEVLVKITHTGVCHTDAFTLSGADPEGLFPVVLGHEGAGVVVEVGEGVTSVAVGDSVIPLYTAECGECEFCQSNKSNLCVSVRATQGQGVMPDGTSRFSYEGKPIYHYMGCSTFSEYTVVAEVSLAKINPEANPEEVCLLGCGVTTGIGAVHNTAKVQAGDSVAVFGLGGIGLAVIQGAKQANAGRIFAIDTNPDKFALAKEFGATDCLNPNDFDKPIQQVLIEMTKWGVDHTFECIGNVEVMRQALESAHRGWGQSVIIGVAGAGQEISTRPFQLVTGRTWKGTAFGGVKGRSQLPQMVEDAMAGKIRLSPFVTHTMPLDDINHAFELMHEGKSIRSVIHY
- a CDS encoding NAD(P)H-dependent oxidoreductase, whose translation is MTIFSKDDLISAFHRRASTRSYDGNKKIPADDFNAILEMGRLSPSSVGSEPWQFLVLQNADLRQKLKPFCWGIPTMETASHIVAILAKKNARYDTPYFGEIMDRRGLQGEAREKALAIYQKFQTEDIAILESDRSLFDWASKQTYIALANMMTGAAMLGIDSCPIEGFDYQEVNRILAEEGLFDPAEWGVSVMVTFGFRDKEIRQKARKTFDEVVKFVE